From the Candidatus Poribacteria bacterium genome, the window CTTACCCGGGGTGGTATAATAATGGCGCTTGAAATCCACACCGGAGAGCTGAGTTTATGGAGGAAAAGGTCAAGGTAGATCTGATCGTCGTCGGTGGAGGTCCGGCCGGATTGATGGCCGCCGCAGTGGCCGCAAAAGAGGGACTTGATGTGGTGGTTGTGGAGAGAGGTGAATACTCCGGCGCCAAGAACGTCGGCGGCCTGCTTTACGGGACGATCCTTAGTGAACTGATACCCGATTTCCATGAACGTGCTCCGATAGAGAGATTCGTCTCGAAGAGAATCTTAACCTTCCTCACCCCCGATAAACACATCTCACTGAGCTTTGGATCGGATGAGTGGGCCAAACCTCCATTCAACAACACCTACATCGTTCACCGGTCGCAGTTCGACAGGTGGCTCGCCGAAGAGGTGGAGGAAATGGGAGCTACCTTGCTGGATGGAACGGTCGTGGACGATCTGATCTATGACGAGGATAAGGCGATTGGAGTCAGAATCAGGGGCGAGGAAGAGGAGGAGTTCTTCTCAGATGTGGTCATACTGGCCGACGGTGCTAATCCCTTGGTCACCGAATCGGCGGTCGAGAAATTGGGGATGAGAAAGGGGAAGAAGGAACAGCAGTACGCCATCGGGGTCAAAGAGATCATCGCTCTGCCGAGGGAAAAGATAGAGGACAGGTTCAACCTAGATGGCAATGAAGGAGCAGCATTGGATTTCTTCGGGGCGCCGTTCGAAGGGCTGGTCGGCGGAGGGTTTATCTACACCTGCAAGGAGACCCTCTCGATAGGTGTCGCGGCCAAATTGGAGACGATGGTCCAGGCGAAGATGAACCCGAACGATCTGATCGAGGGCTTTAAGAGACATCCCTTCGTCAAAAAGCTGATAGAGGGAGGTGAACTCCTGGAGTACTCCGCACATCTGATCCCGGAAGGCGGCCGAAAAGCCGTTCCACAGCTATCGGCAAACGGGGTGATGATCGTCGGCGACGCGGCCGGATTTGTTAACG encodes:
- a CDS encoding FAD-dependent oxidoreductase, which encodes MEEKVKVDLIVVGGGPAGLMAAAVAAKEGLDVVVVERGEYSGAKNVGGLLYGTILSELIPDFHERAPIERFVSKRILTFLTPDKHISLSFGSDEWAKPPFNNTYIVHRSQFDRWLAEEVEEMGATLLDGTVVDDLIYDEDKAIGVRIRGEEEEEFFSDVVILADGANPLVTESAVEKLGMRKGKKEQQYAIGVKEIIALPREKIEDRFNLDGNEGAALDFFGAPFEGLVGGGFIYTCKETLSIGVAAKLETMVQAKMNPNDLIEGFKRHPFVKKLIEGGELLEYSAHLIPEGGRKAVPQLSANGVMIVGDAAGFVNASLYKEGTNHAMESGRYAGLTAAEAKGKGDFSRQTLSEYERKLSQGVVMKDLEKYERFPEILDTTPEILSLYPKKIVDTMVSFFSVTGEPKSEIQKRAIKEFFRGLPKLKLIGHLLKAKKLI